A genomic stretch from Cloacibacterium caeni includes:
- a CDS encoding SDR family oxidoreductase, giving the protein MKIFLTGATGYIGKRLLIQLLEEGYHVVCSVRDQKRLSLKLYQNHLEKIQIIENDFLDENSLQNIPQDIDFAYYLVHSMSSGSGNFSEKERISAENFRKALEKTSVKQVVFLTGIINEEKLSEHLQSRKNVEQALKSEKYALTCLRAGIIVGSGSASFEIIRDLVEKLPIMVAPKWLKTKCQPIAIRNVIQFLTKVIGVEKTYNQNYDIASQDVLTYKEMLLQYAEVRGLKRWIFTVPVMTPKLSSYWLYFITSTTYSLAMNLVDSMKIDVIARQNSLASDLGIHLFSYKEAINMAFDKIKQNDVLSSWYDSFTNQFHKRNVWQYLEVPEKGCFTDFRKMKVDDEELAMERVFSIGGKTGWYYANFLWKIRGFLDKLMGGVGLRRGRRNQNELEAGDSLDFWRVLYANKEEKRLLLFAEMKVPGEAWLEFYIKNGELYQEATFRPLGLSGRLYWYSVLPFHGLIFNGMLRKLAGK; this is encoded by the coding sequence ATGAAAATTTTTCTTACAGGAGCCACAGGTTATATCGGAAAAAGACTTCTCATTCAGTTGTTAGAAGAAGGATATCATGTGGTGTGTTCTGTAAGAGACCAAAAAAGATTAAGTCTTAAACTTTATCAAAATCATCTTGAGAAAATTCAAATTATAGAAAATGATTTTCTAGATGAAAATTCTTTACAAAATATTCCACAAGATATAGATTTTGCTTATTATCTGGTGCATTCTATGTCTTCTGGGAGTGGAAATTTCTCAGAAAAAGAGAGAATTTCTGCCGAAAATTTCAGAAAAGCATTAGAAAAAACTTCAGTAAAGCAAGTCGTTTTTTTGACGGGAATTATCAATGAAGAAAAACTTTCAGAACATCTTCAATCCAGAAAAAACGTAGAACAAGCGCTTAAAAGTGAGAAGTATGCTTTAACTTGTCTCAGAGCTGGAATTATCGTAGGTTCCGGAAGTGCTTCTTTTGAGATTATCAGAGATTTGGTAGAGAAACTGCCGATTATGGTGGCTCCAAAATGGTTGAAAACAAAATGTCAACCGATTGCCATCAGAAATGTGATTCAGTTTTTAACCAAAGTTATCGGTGTAGAAAAAACATATAATCAAAACTACGATATTGCAAGTCAAGATGTTCTTACTTATAAAGAAATGTTGCTTCAATACGCCGAAGTTCGAGGTCTGAAACGCTGGATTTTCACTGTTCCGGTCATGACGCCTAAATTGTCTTCGTATTGGTTATACTTTATTACTTCTACCACCTATTCTTTGGCAATGAATTTGGTAGACAGCATGAAAATAGATGTCATTGCAAGGCAAAATTCTTTGGCTTCAGATTTAGGAATTCATTTGTTTTCTTACAAAGAAGCAATTAACATGGCTTTTGACAAAATCAAGCAAAATGACGTTTTAAGCAGTTGGTATGACTCATTTACCAATCAGTTTCACAAGCGAAATGTTTGGCAATATTTAGAAGTTCCAGAGAAAGGTTGTTTTACCGATTTTAGAAAGATGAAAGTAGATGATGAAGAATTGGCGATGGAAAGGGTTTTCAGTATTGGTGGGAAAACAGGCTGGTATTATGCCAATTTTCTATGGAAAATAAGAGGTTTTTTAGATAAATTAATGGGTGGAGTAGGATTGAGAAGAGGAAGAAGAAACCAAAACGAATTAGAGGCAGGTGATTCTCTCGATTTTTGGCGCGTTTTATATGCCAACAAAGAAGAAAAACGCCTTTTACTTTTCGCCGAAATGAAAGTTCCTGGCGAAGCTTGGCTAGAATTCTATATTAAAAATGGAGAGTTATACCAAGAAGCAACTTTCCGACCATTGGGTTTATCGGGAAGATTGTATTGGTATTCAGTTTTACCATTCCATGGTTTAATTTTCAATGGAATGCTTCGTAAATTAGCTGGGAAATAA
- a CDS encoding NAD-dependent epimerase/dehydratase family protein: METDTHTEKILITGALGQIGTELTNRLVEIHGAENVIASGLDRWDKKLTSAGFYERMDVSNTQLVRQVCKDYEITTVYHLASLLSGTSERQPQFAWKLNVEPLLNLLDMAKEGLIKKVFWPSSIAVFGKGIPKENVGQDVVLNPTTVYGISKMAGEKWCEYYHEKYGVDIRSIRYPGLISWKTPAGGGTTDYAVEIFYEAIEEGKYKSFISENTAMPMLYMDDAINATLKLMEAPSENLTVRSSYNLGGMSFTPKELAAEIKKEIPEFEISYEPDFRQAIADSWPTSIDDSVAKKDWGLTYDFGITEMTKDMIKNLKVKLGK; encoded by the coding sequence ATGGAAACCGATACGCACACGGAAAAAATTCTTATTACTGGTGCTTTAGGACAAATAGGCACCGAGCTGACCAATAGATTAGTGGAAATTCATGGCGCAGAAAATGTGATTGCTTCTGGACTGGATAGATGGGACAAAAAGCTGACTTCTGCGGGATTTTATGAAAGAATGGACGTTTCTAACACGCAATTGGTAAGACAAGTTTGTAAAGATTACGAAATTACTACTGTTTATCATTTGGCTTCTTTATTGTCTGGAACTTCGGAAAGACAGCCACAATTTGCTTGGAAACTGAATGTAGAGCCGCTACTGAATTTATTAGATATGGCGAAAGAAGGTTTGATTAAAAAAGTGTTTTGGCCAAGTTCTATTGCGGTTTTCGGGAAAGGAATTCCTAAGGAAAATGTGGGCCAAGATGTAGTTCTAAATCCTACAACGGTGTACGGAATTTCTAAAATGGCAGGAGAAAAATGGTGCGAATATTACCATGAAAAATATGGTGTAGATATTAGAAGTATCAGATATCCTGGTTTAATTTCTTGGAAAACTCCAGCTGGTGGTGGAACTACAGATTATGCGGTAGAAATCTTCTACGAAGCAATTGAAGAAGGAAAATACAAATCTTTCATCTCTGAAAATACAGCCATGCCAATGTTGTACATGGATGATGCGATTAATGCAACGCTAAAACTTATGGAAGCGCCATCTGAAAATCTTACCGTAAGAAGTTCGTATAATTTGGGCGGAATGAGTTTTACACCAAAAGAATTGGCGGCAGAAATTAAAAAAGAAATTCCAGAATTTGAGATTTCTTATGAGCCAGATTTCAGACAAGCGATTGCGGATTCTTGGCCAACTTCTATAGATGATTCTGTGGCGAAAAAAGATTGGGGTTTAACCTATGATTTTGGCATTACAGAAATGACCAAAGATATGATTAAAAACCTTAAAGTGAAATTGGGAAAATAG
- the ggt gene encoding gamma-glutamyltransferase, producing the protein MKNLLFLLLFLAQTVSAQFTDISIVKEVKAKEKGLVVSAHPLASEAGAQILKKGGNAFDAAIATQFALAVVYPQAGNLGGGGFLVGYTKEGEKIALDYRETAPKNASRDMYLDEKGKANTDLSQNGRLAVGVPGSVSGMFYTHQKFGKLPMSVLIQPAIDLAQKGFAITEREANLLNETREDFLKHNSHPTAFTKNSPWKKGDILVQRELAQTLKLIQKQGQKAFYEGKNAQLLVDEMKRGNGIITLEDLKNYKTKERKALEFDYKNHEIISMPLPSSGGILLAQMLKMSSFENLEKYPQNSPEAVQVMVEAERRAFADRAEFMGDPDFIEDKTQMLISEEYLKIRWKNFSFEKATPSAEVGKIIAQPKESTETTHISIIDKFGNAVAVTTTLNGLYGSKVVVKGGGYFLNNEMDDFSVKPGVPNMFGAVGGEANKIEPNKRMLSSMTPTIVLKNGKPYIVVGTPGGTTIPTSVYQSIVNVIDFKMAPKSAVNSAKFHHQWLPEVVFVEKNFPESNLKILEQKNYKFEKRGGIGRIEMIVIDENGNATAVADSRSDDSVAVE; encoded by the coding sequence ATGAAAAATCTCCTTTTCCTTCTCCTATTTTTAGCGCAAACAGTTTCTGCTCAATTCACTGACATTTCTATTGTCAAAGAAGTCAAGGCAAAAGAAAAAGGTTTGGTGGTTTCTGCACATCCTCTCGCAAGTGAAGCAGGCGCTCAAATTCTAAAAAAAGGAGGAAATGCCTTTGACGCTGCGATTGCTACGCAATTTGCTTTGGCAGTTGTTTATCCACAAGCTGGAAATTTGGGAGGTGGAGGATTTTTGGTAGGTTATACCAAAGAAGGTGAAAAAATCGCATTGGATTATAGAGAAACCGCTCCAAAAAATGCATCTAGAGATATGTATCTCGATGAAAAAGGAAAAGCCAATACTGATTTATCACAAAACGGAAGATTGGCTGTCGGTGTTCCTGGTTCGGTTTCTGGGATGTTTTACACGCATCAAAAATTCGGGAAATTACCGATGTCAGTTTTAATTCAACCTGCCATTGATTTAGCACAAAAAGGTTTTGCCATAACAGAAAGAGAAGCGAATTTGCTCAATGAAACCAGAGAAGATTTTCTAAAACACAATTCACATCCAACAGCATTTACTAAAAATAGTCCTTGGAAAAAAGGAGATATTTTAGTTCAAAGAGAATTGGCTCAAACTTTAAAATTAATTCAAAAACAAGGTCAAAAAGCTTTCTACGAAGGTAAAAACGCTCAACTCTTAGTTGACGAAATGAAACGAGGAAACGGAATTATTACCCTTGAAGATTTAAAAAATTACAAAACCAAAGAAAGAAAAGCATTAGAATTCGATTATAAAAATCACGAAATCATTTCGATGCCGCTTCCTTCAAGTGGCGGAATTCTTTTGGCTCAAATGCTTAAAATGAGCAGTTTTGAAAATTTAGAAAAATATCCACAAAACTCTCCAGAAGCAGTTCAAGTGATGGTAGAAGCAGAACGCAGAGCTTTTGCAGACCGTGCAGAATTTATGGGAGACCCAGATTTTATAGAAGATAAAACCCAAATGCTTATTTCTGAAGAATATTTAAAAATTCGTTGGAAAAATTTCAGTTTTGAAAAAGCTACTCCAAGTGCAGAAGTTGGAAAAATTATTGCTCAACCCAAAGAATCTACCGAAACTACGCATATTTCTATTATTGATAAATTTGGAAATGCAGTTGCTGTGACAACTACTTTGAACGGTTTATACGGAAGCAAAGTCGTGGTAAAAGGTGGCGGTTATTTCTTGAATAATGAAATGGATGACTTTTCTGTAAAACCAGGCGTTCCGAATATGTTTGGCGCAGTTGGTGGTGAAGCCAATAAAATTGAACCCAATAAAAGAATGCTTTCTTCGATGACACCAACTATCGTTCTAAAAAACGGAAAACCTTACATCGTGGTGGGAACTCCTGGTGGAACTACTATTCCTACTTCTGTGTATCAAAGTATCGTGAATGTGATTGATTTTAAAATGGCTCCTAAGTCAGCGGTGAATTCCGCAAAATTTCATCATCAATGGTTACCAGAAGTAGTTTTTGTAGAGAAAAATTTCCCAGAAAGTAATTTGAAAATTTTAGAACAAAAAAATTACAAATTTGAAAAACGTGGCGGAATTGGCAGAATAGAAATGATTGTTATTGATGAAAATGGTAATGCTACTGCTGTTGCAGACAGTCGTAGTGATGATTCTGTTGCCGTAGAATAA